Proteins found in one Sardina pilchardus chromosome 3, fSarPil1.1, whole genome shotgun sequence genomic segment:
- the LOC134077324 gene encoding calmodulin-regulated spectrin-associated protein 3-like encodes MSVADSLYNLQLIREFCERCLRSCCHLGLEDLLYAPPQLQVNILSFLAELLWWFEIQKPEFVQPLQAMESAAGPGKTDGGTSSGNSSPSLFKKPFLPISSPMSPVPEAAGRSWTKKPISRPMSAVSFSIPFGLDSDVDVVMGSAITRSVSSDNLNPGSKRASYTPPEDLTHMLGKASGNANGNNGSHRASWASPTPAVPLLAEENGLDELEADAEAEEGELPTIEEALQIIHNQGKMEPRLHPDGAPDGFYLHSPDHPGNARHNGSPSGTAALSCSAPARSGVLHRPPREPALTGPPTAASSSSSRTRHTSEGSRDDDSVLRDGSVDSDASEDLPRTAQSTPATPLYRHHQQRPGSGSSGGGGDQTPDSGVRMTSFAERKKKKLLTPAPQEPDAAADRSDSSSAPTPTPPPPSSGSNMTTWAAKKTEESPAKPPPLTTEMSELGARLEEKRKAIEAQKKRIEAIFAKHRQQLGKSAFLQLKKEGEGGGGGGGEDGAKGEVSASSTEEDLSRLSSRAEPEAQKPPQLPLVEQDGNAKAPPGAKEGEKGTAPLGDYNNAVTKLNAALTSLQSDMQRLAQQQSQLMHKKQQQQAPPGGGGSQAWVIPPSPRSAQAPPPPSSSRVSREATRDLPSASSSPSPSRRLTVHATPPKSPAAHRRAQSAPPKSPKHHHQHHHHAPRPADLKVPVSTRVIVAPQSVDNIPHLRRVSPWQCRDQSSLSFNIAQPASGAFQPPDASTATAASTPSRGPTPTPSVLHLRTPYALDLDDDEAASDAGSAVADLGGVFSLELDGASTPLGSARRRDHAALTGGGSSSGAPSECSFESDVPAAAFNGKRSSLIEISLSALQGLEDEADQANDPFSDSMSDQTEPEVKPGVGFFYKQEEARPEDEMAQRRAALLEKQQKRAEEMKKRRLEQEREREASRSASGDELRPQTPSTPPPPRSPSAERTRQRRDVFTREEYERRHQLKIMEDLGKVLRQKPTTVRGVKKQRPKTVFHDDSALSRSPAKGFPGSRLNKVYSHSTMNLSSMANDSGTLTIRKSPSRSHSPSRLMSPGRLSTHNGDRDWENASTISSPASIPEYTGPKLYKEPSFKSNKFIIHNAISRCCMAGKVNEPQKNKIVEEMEKCSANHFLILFRDNSCQFRAVYTMNPETEEMVRLTGIGPRVVSPAMVESIFKYSSDRKQFTAIPSKTMSMSVDAFTIPGHLWQSKRPVTPKKPSTPK; translated from the exons ATGTCGGTGGCTGACAGCCTCTACAACCTGCAGCTGATCCGGGAGTTCTGTGAGCGCTGTCTCCGCAGCTGCTGCCACCTGGGGCTGGAGGACCTGCTGTACGCCCCACCCCAGCTACag GTGAACATCTTGAGCTTTCTGGCAGAGCTCTTATGGTGGTTTGAGATCCAAAAACCAGAGTTTGTTCAGCCCCTGCAGGCAATGGAGTCAGCCG CTGGGCCAGGGAAAACTGATGGTGGGACATCCAGTGGCAACAG ctctccctccctcttcaagAAGCCTTTCCTGCCCATCTCCTCGCCCATGTCACCTGTGCCAG AAGCCGCTGGAAGATCGTGGACAAAGAAACCAATCAG CCGTCCCATGTCTGCCGTGTCCTTCAGCATCCCGTTCGGTCTGGACAGCGACGTGGACGTGGTCATGGGCAGCGCCATCACCCGCTCGGTCAGCTCCGACAACCTGAACCCGGGCAGCAAGCGGGCGTCCTACACGCCGCCCGAGGACCTCACCCACATGCTGGGCAAGGCGTCCGGCAACGCCAACGGCAACAACGGCTCGCACCGGGCCTCCTGGGCGTCGCCCACGCCCGCCGTGCCCCTGCTGGCCGAGGAGAACGGGCTGGACGAGCTGGAGGCGGACGCGGAGGCGGAGGAGGGCGAGCTGCCCACCATCGAGGAGGCGCTGCAGATCATCCACAACCAGGGCAAGATGGAGCCGCGGCTGCACCCGGACGGAGCGCCCGACGGCTTCTACCTGCACTCGCCCGACCACCCGGGCAACGCGCGCCACAACGGGAGCCCCTCGGGCACCGCCGCGCTCAGCTGCTCGGCCCCCGCGCGCTCGGGCGTCCTTCACCGGCCCCCGAGAGAGCCCGCGCTGACCGGTCCGCCGACGGCGGCGTCGTCGTCTTCGTCCCGCACCCGCCACACGTCGGAGGGCTCGCGCGACGACGACTCGGTGCTGCGCGACGGCAGCGTGGACTCGGACGCCTCGGAGGACCTGCCCAGGACCGCCCAGTCCACGCCGGCCACGCCTCTGTACAGGCATCACCAGCAGCGGCCTGGCAGCgggagcagcggcggcggcggagacCAGACGCCCGACAGCGGCGTCCGCATGACCAGCTTCGCCGagcggaagaagaagaagctgcTGACCCCCGCGCCCCAGGAACCCGACGCCGCCGCCGACCGCTCCGACTCCTCCTCCGCCCCGACCCCGACTCCTCCTCCGCCCTCGTCCGGCTCCAACATGACCACGTGGGCGGCCAAGAAGACGGAGGAGAGCCCCGCGAAGCCCCCGCCGCTGACCACCGAGATGTCGGAGCTGGGCGCCCGGCTGGAGGAGAAGCGCAAGGCCATCGAGGCGCAGAAGAAGCGCATCGAGGCCATCTTCGCCAAGCACCGGCAGCAGCTGGGCAAGAGCGCCTTCCTGCAGCTCAAGAAGGAGggcgagggaggaggaggaggaggaggagaggacggcGCCAAGGGGGAGGTCAGCGCCTCCTCCACGGAGGAGGACCTGAGCCGCCTGTCGTCCCGCGCCGAGCCGGAGGCGCAGAAGCCCCCGCAGCTCCCCCTGGTGGAGCAGGACGGTAACGCCAAAGCGCCACCGGGCGCTAAGGAGGGCGAGAAGGGCACGGCGCCGCTGGGCGACTACAACAACGCCGTCACCAAGCTGAACGCGGCGCTCACCTCGCTGCAGAGCGACATGCAGCGGCTGGCCCAGCAGCAGAGCCAGCTGATGCacaagaagcagcagcagcaggcgccCCCTGGTGGAGGCGGCTCCCAGGCCTGGGTCATCCCCCCGAGCCCCAGGTCCGCCCAGGCCCCTCCGCCGCCGTCGTCGTCCCGCGTCTCCCGCGAGGCCACCCGCGACCTCCCCTCGGCCTCGTCCTCCCCGTCGCCGTCCCGGAGGCTGACCGTGCACGCCACCCCGCCCAAGTCGCCCGCCGCCCACCGCCGGGCGCAGTCGGCGCCGCCCAAGAGCCCcaagcaccaccaccaacaccaccaccacgcgcCGCGGCCCGCCGACCTGAAGGTGCCCGTGTCCACGCGCGTGATCGTGGCGCCCCAGAGCGTGGACAACATCCCGCACCTGCGCCGCGTCTCGCCCTGGCAGTGCCGCGACCAGAGCTCCTTGTCCTTCAACATCGCTCAGCCGGCGTCCGGCGCCTTCCAGCCCCCCGACGCgtccaccgccaccgccgcctccaccccctcccgCGGGCCCACGCCCACCCCCTCCGTGCTCCACCTGCGCACGCCCTACGCCCTGGACCTGGACGACGACGAGGCGGCCTCGGACGCGGGCTCGGCGGTGGCGGACCTCGGCGGCGTCTTCAGCCTGGAGCTGGACGGCGCCTCCACGCCACTGGGCTCTGCCCGCCGGCGGGACCACGCGGCGCTCACGGGGGGCGGCAGCAGCTCGGGCGCGCCGTCCGAGTGCTCGTTCGAGAGCGACGTGCCCGCCGCCGCCTTCAACGGCAAGCGCAGCAGCCTGATCGAGATCTCGCTGTCGGCGCTGCAGGGGCTGGAGGACGAGGCGGACCAGGCCAACGACCCCTTCTCCGACTCCATGAGCGACCAGACCGAGCCCGAGGTCAAGCCCGGGGTCGGCTTCTTCTACAAG CAGGAGGAGGCTCGTCCGGAGGATGAGATGGCCCAGCGCCGCGCCGCCCTGCTGGAGAAACAGCAGAAGAGAGCCGAGGAGATGAAGAAGCGCAgactggagcaggagagagagagggaggccag CCGGTCGGCGTCGGGAGACGAGCTCCGACCGCAGACGCCGAGCACCCCCCCTCCGCCGCGCAGCCCCTCGGCCGAGCGCACGCGGCAGCGGCGCGACGTGTTCACGCGGGAGGAGTACGAGCGGCGGCACCAGCTCAAGATCATGGAGGACCTGGGCAAGGTGCTGCGCCAGAAGCCCACCACCGTGCGCGGCGTCAAGAAGCAGCGGCCCAAGACCGTGTTCCACGACGACTCGGCCCTCTCCCGCAGCCCCGCCAAAGGCTTCCCGG GCTCCAGGTTGAACAAGGTCTACTCTCATTCCACCATGAACCtgtcctctatggccaatgacagCGGCACACTGACAATCAGGAAGTCTCCCAG TCGTTCCCACTCGCCGTCAAGGCTGATGTCACCGGGTCGTCTGTCGACCCATAACGGAGACCGGGACTGGGAGAACGCCTCCACCATTTCATCCCCTGCCTCCATTCCAGAGTATACAG GCCCCAAACTGTACAAGGAGCCCAGTTTCAAGTCCAACAAGTTCATCATCCACAACGCCATCTCCCGCTGCTGCATGGCAGGCAAGGTCAACGAACCCCAGAAAAACAAGATAGTGGAG GAGATGGAGAAGTGCAGCGCCAACCACTTCCTGATTCTGTTCCGGGACAACAGCTGCCAGTTCCGGGCGGTCTACACCATGAACCCGGAGACGGAGGAGATGGTGCGGCTGACGGGCATCGGCCCGCGCGTGGTCAGCCCGGCCATGGTGGAGTCCATCTTCAAGTACAGCTCCGACCGCAAGCAGTTCACCGCCATCCCGTCCAAGACCATGTCCATGAGCGTGGACGCCTTCACCATCCCCGGCCATCTGTGGCAGAGCAAGCGCCCGGTCACCCCCAAGAAGCCCAGCACCCCCAAGTAA
- the nr5a5 gene encoding nuclear receptor subfamily 5, group A, member 5: protein MNIPHYHPQQAQSMLLHPLDYATADLRTLEGPSMSQEPKVEPSQQPNPEERCPVCGDRVSGYHYGLLTCESCKGFFKRTVQNNKRYTCAERQSCPMDPAQRKRCPSCRFQKCLAVGMKREAVRADRMRGGRNKFGPLYRRDRQLKQQRGSYNQPNSAPYRIKLESQPTQLTPLARDFHLLPVSNPAPAALHPDPYHLPQPHTPGMGQSEFPMLLDSARERVLPPPAHSSYASLYHHPQFHGYPPEKRPVSFGCNPAHTSPSTPPTLLPILTPHMSGPPAGTLTPTSTPSSTPTSTPTPSTPTPGPAAAPLPPPSESFLDGLLQGEPDEGQLCARVLASLQREQASRGKHDRLNTFSIMCKMADQTLFGLVEWARNSDLFKELKVEDQMALLQTCWSELLVLDHLCRQVAYGKEGCVYLVTGQQIDVSTVFTQAGVTLSSLVSRTQDLVFKLRSLQLDRQDFVCLKYLVLFNPDVKSVQDREQVERTQERVNRALMEHTLHAHPSHSDKFGQLLLRLPEVRSISLQVEEYLYQRHLVGDLPCNSLLTEMLHAKHN from the exons CTCAGGAGCCCAAGGTAGAGCCCAGTCAGCAGCCCAACCCTGAGGAGAGATGTCCAGTGTGTGGGGACCGCGTGTCGGGCTATCACTACGGTCTACTCACCTGTGAGAGCTGCAAG GGCTTCTTCAAGCGTACGGTGCAGAACAACAAGCGCTACACATGTGCGGAGAGACAGAGCTGCCCCATGGACCCGGCCCAGAGGAAGAGGTGCCCGTCCTGCCGCTTCCAGAAGTGCCTGGCCGTCGGcatgaagagagagg CTGTGCGGGCAGACCGAATGAGAGGAGGCCGGAACAAGTTTGGCCCTTTGTACCGTCGGGACAGGCAGCTGAAGCAACAGAGAGGCAGTTACAACCAGCCCAACAGCGCCCCCTACAGGATTAAACTGGAATCACAGCCAACTCAGCTGACACCACTGGCCCGTGACTTTCACCTGCTGCCGGTGTCCAACCCCGCGCCCGCCGCGCTACACCCGGACCCTTACCACCTCCCACAGCCGCACACCCCCGGCATGGGTCAGTCCGAGTTCCCCATGCTGCTGGACTCTGCCCGGGAGAGAGTGCTGCCCCCCCCTGCCCACTCCTCTTACGCCAGCCTCTACCACCACCCCCAGTTTCACGGGTACCCGCCGGAGAAGAGGCCCGTTTCATTCGGCTGCAACCCGGCACACACGTCACCCTCCACACCGCCCACGCTTCTGCCCATCCTCACCCCTCACATGTCGGGCCCGCCCGCGGGCACCCTGACGCCAACCTCCACTCCGAGCTCCACGCCCACGTCCACGCCCACGCCCAGCACGCCCACGCCGGGCCCGGCCgccgctcctcttcctccgcccTCGGAGAGCTTCCTGGACGGGCTGCTGCAGGGGGAGCCGGACGAGGGGCAGCTGTGCGCGCGCGTGCTGGCCAGCCTGCAGAGGGAGCAGGCCAGCCGGGGCAAGCACGACCGCCTCAACACTTTCAGCATCATGTGCAAGATGGCTGACCAGACGCTGTTCGGGCTGGTGGAGTGGGCCCGCAACAGTGACCTGTTCAAAGAGCTCAAG GTGGAGGATCAGATGGCGCTGCTGCAGACCTGCTGGAGTGAGCTGCTGGTCCTGGATCACCTGTGCAGACAGGTGGCCTACGGCAAAGAGGGCTGCGTCTACCTGGTCACAGGACAACAG ATTGACGTCTCGACCGTGTTCACTCAGGCTGGGGTCACGCTGAGCAGTCTGGTGTCGCGCACTCAGGACCTCGTGTTCAAACTGAGATCCCTGCAGCTCGACAGGCAGGACTTTGTGTGTCTGAAGTACCTGGTCCTCTTCAACCCTG ACGTGAAGTCTGTGCAGGACCGTGAGCAGGTTGAACGCACCCAGGAGCGCGTGAACCGGGCCCTGATGGAGCACACGCTGCACGCGCACCCCAGCCACTCGGACAAGTTCGGCCAGCTGCTCCTGCGGCTGCCGGAGGTGCGCAGCATCAGCCTGCAGGTGGAGGAGTACCTGTACCAGCGCCACCTGGTGGGCGACCTGCCCTGCAACTCGCTGCTCACTGAGATGCTCCACGCCAAGCACAATTAG